Proteins from a genomic interval of Pantanalinema sp.:
- a CDS encoding DUF2239 family protein: MQAHTYTAFGDTRLVATGPIEEVALRTKEWLEQGGVPVLIFEDKTGQQLDLDLRGTHDEALARLRSHPWLQQEQEEKRTGPGRPKLGVVSREVSLLPRHWDWLNEQPGGASVTLRKLVEEKMKQSQGKDRARKSRDAASKFMWVVGGNLPDFEEASRAFSRKEYERFDRLIEAWAPDVRAHMRKLVATAIQDEQEAANES; encoded by the coding sequence ATGCAAGCGCACACGTACACGGCCTTCGGGGACACGCGCCTCGTCGCCACGGGCCCCATCGAGGAGGTGGCCCTCAGGACCAAGGAATGGCTCGAGCAGGGCGGGGTACCGGTGCTCATCTTCGAGGACAAGACCGGCCAGCAGCTCGATCTCGACCTCCGGGGCACCCACGACGAGGCCCTGGCGCGCCTTCGGTCGCACCCCTGGCTCCAGCAAGAGCAAGAAGAGAAGCGCACCGGTCCCGGGCGCCCCAAGCTCGGCGTCGTGTCGCGCGAGGTCTCGCTCTTGCCCCGGCACTGGGACTGGCTGAACGAGCAGCCGGGCGGCGCCTCGGTGACGCTTCGCAAGCTGGTCGAGGAGAAGATGAAGCAGAGCCAGGGCAAGGATCGCGCCCGCAAGTCCCGCGATGCCGCCTCCAAGTTCATGTGGGTGGTGGGCGGCAATCTCCCCGATTTCGAGGAGGCCTCGCGCGCCTTCTCCCGCAAGGAATACGAGCGCTTCGACCGGCTGATCGAGGCCTGGGCGCCCGACGTCCGGGCGCACATGCGAAAGCTCGTGGCAACGGCCATTCAAGACGAGCAGGAGGCGGCAAATGAGTCTTAA
- a CDS encoding type II toxin-antitoxin system prevent-host-death family antitoxin, with product MAVVNVHQAKTHLSRLLERAEAGEDVLIARAGKPVARLVPFRAEQPSRVPGLWRDKVKIAPDFDELPGEMAAAFRGELP from the coding sequence ATGGCCGTTGTGAATGTTCATCAGGCGAAGACCCACCTCTCTCGCTTGTTGGAACGAGCAGAGGCGGGCGAGGATGTCCTGATTGCGCGTGCCGGAAAACCGGTTGCCCGTCTTGTCCCCTTCCGAGCCGAGCAGCCCTCGCGGGTGCCGGGGCTCTGGCGCGACAAGGTCAAGATCGCGCCCGACTTCGATGAGCTTCCGGGGGAAATGGCGGCGGCGTTCCGGGGTGAGCTGCCTTGA
- a CDS encoding efflux RND transporter periplasmic adaptor subunit: protein MTFDWQHKTTRILVPLLGAAILAAGTGVGYTWLQSRSASVHADHAHGEETYTCPMHPQVKSDKPGSCPICGMDLVAVKAAPAPQAHDQQHAAPAPEGLQEVVLSPEQQVLANVKTEAVAPRSLSSAVSAPGKITYDETRLSQLTAWIEGRIERLYVDATGDRVSKGQPIGTLYSPEAVAAMQEYLVALRSYREMKGSAYPDLAEGAKSLVEASRQRLKLWGITPAQIKQLERTQSPTLALAINANTSGVVLKKLVQPGQYVKTGDVLYEIADLSRVWAEADVFEAQMKDVKVGQRAEITTPAHPGKTFVGRVSFIYPFLNPESRTVRIRVDLANQDGRLKPDMFVATTFKAPALGAQPLAVAASAVIDTGRRKLVYVETAPGVFRPREVSLGQKAGDHYPVLSGLSKGEKVATSGGFLLDADSQIQAGMGAADAHQGAHR, encoded by the coding sequence ATGACCTTCGACTGGCAACACAAGACCACCCGGATCCTGGTCCCCCTCCTGGGGGCGGCCATCCTGGCCGCGGGCACCGGGGTGGGCTACACCTGGCTCCAATCGCGCTCCGCGAGCGTGCATGCGGATCACGCGCACGGCGAAGAGACCTACACCTGCCCCATGCACCCCCAGGTGAAATCGGACAAGCCGGGATCCTGCCCGATCTGCGGCATGGACCTGGTGGCCGTGAAGGCCGCGCCCGCCCCCCAGGCTCATGACCAGCAGCACGCCGCGCCGGCGCCCGAGGGGCTCCAGGAGGTGGTGCTCTCGCCCGAGCAGCAGGTGCTGGCGAACGTGAAGACCGAGGCGGTCGCTCCTCGCTCGCTTTCGAGCGCGGTGTCGGCCCCCGGCAAGATCACCTACGACGAGACGCGCCTCTCGCAGCTCACCGCGTGGATCGAGGGCCGCATCGAGCGGCTGTACGTCGATGCCACCGGCGATCGCGTCTCGAAGGGCCAGCCCATCGGCACCCTCTACAGCCCCGAGGCGGTCGCGGCCATGCAGGAGTACCTGGTGGCCCTGCGCTCCTACCGCGAGATGAAGGGCAGCGCCTATCCCGACCTCGCCGAGGGGGCCAAGAGCCTGGTCGAGGCCTCGCGCCAGCGCCTCAAGCTCTGGGGCATCACCCCGGCGCAGATCAAGCAGCTGGAGCGGACGCAGTCCCCGACCCTCGCCCTGGCCATCAACGCGAACACGTCCGGGGTGGTGCTCAAGAAGCTGGTGCAGCCGGGCCAGTACGTGAAGACCGGCGACGTCCTCTACGAGATCGCCGATCTCTCGCGCGTCTGGGCCGAGGCCGACGTGTTCGAGGCCCAGATGAAGGACGTGAAGGTCGGCCAGCGCGCCGAGATCACCACCCCCGCCCATCCCGGCAAGACCTTCGTGGGGCGGGTCTCGTTCATCTATCCCTTCCTCAACCCGGAATCCCGGACGGTGAGGATCCGGGTGGATCTCGCCAACCAGGACGGCAGGCTCAAGCCCGACATGTTCGTCGCGACGACCTTCAAGGCCCCCGCGCTCGGAGCCCAGCCGCTCGCGGTCGCAGCCTCCGCGGTCATCGACACCGGCCGCCGCAAGCTCGTCTACGTCGAGACGGCCCCGGGGGTCTTCAGGCCCCGCGAGGTGTCCCTCGGCCAGAAGGCGGGGGACCACTACCCCGTGCTCTCGGGCCTCTCGAAGGGTGAGAAGGTCGCGACGTCGGGCGGCTTCTTACTCGACGCGGACAGCCAGATCCAGGCCGGAATGGGCGCTGCGGATGCGCACCAGGGAGCCCACCGATGA
- a CDS encoding GIY-YIG nuclease family protein — protein sequence MSLKEELKADYRQNWHRLRKMGVYQIKNQVNGKVFIEASLNLDGAIARDRLWLPRGGHLNHKLQQDWKTFGPDAFTFEILETLTPTDDPRDYAGEVALLLEVWKEQLEPYGDKGYLSPPRR from the coding sequence ATGAGTCTTAAGGAAGAACTCAAGGCCGATTACCGGCAGAACTGGCACCGGCTCAGGAAGATGGGCGTTTACCAGATCAAGAACCAGGTCAACGGCAAGGTCTTCATCGAGGCGAGCCTCAACCTCGACGGCGCGATCGCACGCGATCGCCTGTGGCTGCCCCGGGGCGGTCACCTCAACCACAAGCTCCAGCAGGACTGGAAAACGTTCGGGCCAGACGCCTTCACCTTCGAGATCCTCGAGACCCTGACGCCGACGGACGATCCGCGCGATTACGCGGGAGAGGTCGCGCTCTTGCTCGAGGTCTGGAAGGAGCAGCTCGAACCCTACGGCGACAAGGGTTACCTCTCGCCGCCGCGCCGCTGA
- a CDS encoding heavy metal-binding domain-containing protein codes for MTFKRNLLTLSVLAGAILLTSAPGWAAPAPQGKPAAHSHQHGKQVAGKVVVYTCPMDPDVVSDKPGRCPKCKMNLEKTEMKPASKK; via the coding sequence ATGACCTTCAAGCGTAACCTGTTGACCCTGAGCGTGCTCGCCGGGGCGATCCTGCTCACGAGCGCTCCCGGCTGGGCGGCCCCGGCACCTCAGGGCAAGCCGGCGGCGCACTCCCATCAGCACGGCAAGCAGGTTGCGGGCAAGGTGGTGGTCTATACTTGTCCCATGGACCCCGACGTGGTCTCGGACAAGCCCGGCCGTTGCCCGAAGTGCAAGATGAATCTCGAGAAGACCGAGATGAAGCCCGCTTCGAAGAAGTAG
- a CDS encoding heavy metal-associated domain-containing protein: MEPSALTSASLTLAIEGMGCRSCVTKIEQALAKLPGLEAATVDHANKQAHVRFDPGAVSPAEIAQAILALDYGVTILAKGAQT; this comes from the coding sequence ATGGAACCCTCAGCCCTTACCTCTGCCTCGCTCACCCTTGCCATCGAGGGAATGGGCTGCCGGAGCTGCGTGACCAAGATCGAGCAAGCTCTTGCCAAGTTGCCCGGCCTCGAGGCCGCCACCGTCGACCACGCGAACAAGCAAGCGCATGTCCGCTTCGATCCCGGCGCCGTCTCCCCCGCCGAGATCGCGCAAGCGATCTTGGCCCTCGACTATGGCGTGACGATCCTCGCCAAAGGAGCTCAGACATGA
- a CDS encoding MBL fold metallo-hydrolase, with the protein MQAIPLEDDFNDILGKAIRGRKLDLDALASRASLTPDALRQLLDGSFDEGAVRRLAPLLDLGTETLVAIAKESYHPGAGAPDGLLGFNTPYADFFVNAYLVWDPATRKAVVFDTGSDLSPILKEAEARRLEISLILVTHTHHDHIMCLDALKLATGAPAFASEREPAKGAETLKEGRRFQVGGLSVEARSTTGHSRGGTSYVVTGLEKPLVVVGDALFAGSMGGGVVSYEDALASNRREVFTLPDETIVCPGHGPLTTIGLEKRHNPFYPEFQA; encoded by the coding sequence ATGCAAGCCATCCCCCTGGAAGACGACTTCAACGACATCCTCGGCAAGGCGATCCGCGGCCGCAAGCTCGACCTTGACGCCCTCGCCTCGCGCGCGAGCCTGACGCCGGACGCGCTCCGGCAGCTCCTGGACGGCTCGTTCGACGAGGGGGCCGTGAGGCGATTGGCCCCCCTGCTCGATCTTGGGACCGAGACCCTGGTTGCGATCGCAAAGGAATCCTATCACCCGGGCGCCGGCGCCCCGGATGGCCTGCTCGGCTTCAACACGCCCTACGCCGACTTCTTCGTCAACGCCTACCTCGTCTGGGATCCCGCGACGCGCAAGGCAGTGGTCTTCGACACGGGCAGCGACCTCTCGCCTATCCTGAAGGAGGCCGAGGCGCGCCGGCTCGAGATTTCGCTGATCCTGGTGACCCACACCCACCACGACCACATCATGTGCCTCGACGCGCTGAAGCTGGCCACCGGGGCCCCGGCCTTCGCCTCCGAGCGGGAGCCCGCCAAGGGCGCCGAGACCCTGAAGGAAGGCCGGCGCTTCCAGGTCGGAGGCCTCAGCGTCGAGGCCCGATCGACCACGGGCCACTCCCGGGGCGGCACCTCGTACGTGGTCACGGGCCTCGAGAAGCCGCTGGTGGTCGTGGGCGACGCCCTCTTCGCGGGCTCCATGGGGGGCGGGGTGGTGTCCTACGAGGACGCGCTCGCGAGCAACCGGCGCGAGGTCTTCACCCTGCCGGACGAGACGATCGTCTGCCCCGGCCACGGCCCGCTGACCACCATCGGCCTCGAGAAGCGGCACAACCCCTTCTATCCGGAGTTCCAGGCTTGA
- a CDS encoding CusA/CzcA family heavy metal efflux RND transporter: MIERIIEWSVRNRFIVIIALVGLIGWGTWSITRTPLDAIPDLSENQVIVFTEWPGRSPQVIEDQITYPLSASLQGLPDVKAVRASSAFGFSMIYVIFDDKTDLYFARTRILERLASVSGNLPAGVTPALGPDGTGVGHVYWYTVEGKGLDLGRLRAIQDWYLRLQLQSVPGVAEVASIGGFVRQYQIEVDPAKLFTYGVSLKEVADAVRMSNNEVGGGLVEQNAAEYSVRGRGYIQSASDLEKIVVKTAPGGIPVTIANVGSVQLGAETRRGVLDKNGDGEVVGGIVVMRHGENAKAVIDRVKAKLVELEKGLPAGVSVHAAYDRSDLIERAVDTLKEALVEEAVIVSLVVLAFLFHIRSALIIVLSVPVAVLVSFILMRQFGITSNIMSLGGVAIAVGVLVDAAIVMVENAYRHLAEQREAGEEPDYLETVIVSAKQVGRPIFFSLLIVLLSFTPVFMLEGQEGKMFHPLAFTKSFAIAGAAVIAITVVPVLMSFLLRGRVRPEEENPVSRFFIRLYKPVLTTALRFKKMTVGLAVASVVLSVPLAMSIGNEFMPPLDEGSLLFMPTTLPDVNITEAKRILQVQDKILRAFPEVESVLGKVGRAETSTDPAPVSMIETIINLKPRSEWPDPRKPKDDLIAEMNHKLSIPGVSNGWTQPIINRINMLATGVRTDLGLKIYGSDLRELEHLAVKAEGILKGIPGAQDVFAERVIGGRFVDITPNREAIARYGLMVENVQDVIETAIGGMNLTTSVEGRERFPVRVRYARELRGDPESLGSILVPTPTGAQIPLSQLADVRLTTGAPMINSENGLLRSIVFLNVRGRDMGSFVDEAKARLSSDLELPKGTYLSWSGQYENQSRAAARLRVLVPIVLAVILFFLYLTFRSLASSAMVVLSIPFALIGGLVLQKVLGYNFSVAVWVGYIALAGVAVETGVVMLVYLNEALDRMLLGGAITPADIETATMEGAVFRLRPKLMTVAVDFIGLMPIMWSQGTGSDLMRPITAPMIGGLFTSTVLVLIVIPVLFTLWKTRQLKRGTLVPSGLEH, encoded by the coding sequence ATGATCGAGCGCATCATTGAATGGTCGGTTCGCAACCGCTTCATCGTCATCATCGCGCTGGTCGGCCTGATCGGCTGGGGCACCTGGTCCATCACCCGGACCCCGCTGGATGCGATCCCGGACCTGTCCGAGAACCAGGTCATCGTCTTCACCGAGTGGCCGGGGCGCAGCCCGCAGGTCATCGAGGACCAGATCACCTACCCGCTCTCGGCGAGCCTCCAGGGGCTGCCCGACGTCAAGGCGGTAAGGGCCAGCTCGGCTTTCGGCTTCTCGATGATCTACGTGATCTTCGACGACAAGACGGACCTCTACTTCGCGCGGACCCGCATCCTGGAGCGCCTGGCCTCGGTGTCGGGCAACCTCCCCGCCGGGGTGACCCCGGCGCTCGGTCCCGACGGGACCGGGGTGGGCCACGTCTACTGGTACACCGTCGAGGGCAAGGGCCTCGATCTCGGCCGCCTGCGCGCCATCCAGGACTGGTACCTGCGCCTCCAGCTCCAGAGCGTGCCGGGCGTCGCCGAGGTGGCCTCCATCGGGGGCTTCGTCCGCCAGTACCAGATCGAGGTCGATCCGGCCAAGCTCTTCACCTACGGCGTCAGCCTGAAGGAAGTGGCGGATGCCGTCCGGATGAGCAACAACGAGGTGGGCGGCGGCCTGGTCGAGCAGAACGCGGCCGAGTACTCGGTCCGGGGCCGGGGCTACATCCAGAGCGCTTCCGACCTCGAGAAGATCGTCGTCAAGACCGCTCCGGGCGGCATCCCGGTGACGATCGCCAACGTGGGGAGCGTCCAGCTTGGCGCCGAGACGCGGCGCGGGGTCCTCGACAAGAACGGCGATGGCGAGGTCGTCGGCGGCATCGTCGTGATGCGCCACGGCGAGAACGCCAAGGCGGTCATCGACCGGGTCAAGGCGAAGCTCGTCGAGCTCGAGAAGGGCCTGCCCGCGGGCGTGAGCGTCCATGCGGCCTACGACCGCTCGGATCTCATCGAGCGCGCCGTCGACACCCTCAAGGAGGCGCTGGTCGAGGAGGCGGTCATCGTCAGCCTCGTGGTGCTGGCCTTCCTCTTCCACATCCGCTCGGCGCTCATCATCGTCCTCTCGGTGCCCGTCGCGGTGCTGGTGAGCTTCATCCTGATGCGCCAGTTCGGCATCACCAGCAACATCATGAGCCTGGGCGGGGTCGCGATCGCCGTGGGCGTGCTGGTGGACGCCGCCATCGTCATGGTCGAGAACGCGTACCGCCACCTGGCCGAGCAGCGGGAGGCGGGTGAGGAGCCGGACTACCTCGAGACCGTGATCGTCTCGGCCAAGCAGGTGGGGCGACCCATCTTCTTCTCGCTGCTCATCGTGCTGCTCTCCTTCACGCCGGTCTTCATGCTCGAGGGGCAGGAGGGGAAGATGTTCCATCCCCTGGCCTTCACCAAGAGCTTCGCGATCGCGGGGGCGGCCGTCATCGCCATCACCGTCGTCCCGGTGCTCATGAGCTTCCTCTTGCGCGGCCGGGTGCGGCCCGAGGAGGAGAACCCCGTCTCGCGCTTCTTCATCCGGCTCTACAAGCCCGTGCTCACGACGGCCCTTCGCTTCAAGAAGATGACCGTGGGTCTGGCCGTGGCGAGCGTCGTTTTGAGCGTGCCGCTCGCCATGAGCATCGGAAACGAGTTCATGCCCCCGCTCGACGAGGGGAGCCTGCTCTTCATGCCGACCACCCTGCCCGACGTGAACATCACCGAGGCCAAGCGCATCCTGCAGGTCCAGGACAAGATCCTGCGCGCCTTCCCCGAGGTGGAGTCGGTGCTCGGCAAGGTGGGACGCGCCGAGACATCCACCGATCCGGCGCCGGTCAGCATGATCGAGACGATCATCAACCTCAAGCCGCGCTCGGAGTGGCCCGACCCGCGCAAGCCCAAGGACGACCTGATCGCCGAGATGAACCATAAGCTCTCGATCCCGGGCGTCAGCAACGGCTGGACCCAGCCCATCATCAACCGGATCAACATGCTGGCCACGGGCGTCCGGACGGATCTCGGCCTGAAGATCTACGGCTCGGACCTGCGCGAGCTGGAGCACCTGGCGGTCAAGGCCGAGGGCATCCTGAAGGGGATCCCGGGGGCCCAGGACGTCTTCGCCGAGCGGGTCATCGGCGGCCGGTTCGTGGACATCACCCCGAACCGGGAGGCGATCGCCCGCTACGGCCTGATGGTGGAGAACGTCCAGGACGTCATCGAGACGGCCATCGGCGGGATGAACCTCACCACCTCCGTCGAGGGCCGCGAGCGCTTCCCCGTGCGGGTCCGCTACGCCCGGGAGCTGAGGGGGGACCCCGAGTCCCTCGGAAGCATCCTGGTGCCCACGCCCACGGGCGCCCAGATCCCCCTCTCCCAGCTCGCCGACGTGCGCTTGACGACGGGTGCTCCGATGATCAACAGCGAGAACGGTCTTCTGCGCTCGATCGTGTTCCTGAACGTCCGAGGCCGGGACATGGGCAGCTTCGTCGATGAGGCGAAGGCGCGCCTTTCTAGCGACCTCGAGCTGCCGAAGGGGACCTATCTCTCCTGGAGCGGCCAGTACGAGAACCAGAGCCGGGCGGCCGCGCGGCTGCGCGTCCTGGTGCCGATCGTGCTCGCGGTCATCCTGTTCTTCCTGTACCTGACCTTCCGGTCGCTGGCCTCGTCGGCGATGGTCGTGCTCTCCATCCCCTTCGCCCTGATCGGGGGGCTCGTGCTCCAGAAGGTGCTCGGCTACAACTTCAGCGTCGCCGTCTGGGTCGGCTACATCGCGCTGGCGGGGGTCGCCGTCGAGACGGGCGTGGTCATGCTCGTGTACCTGAACGAGGCCCTTGACCGGATGCTTTTGGGGGGCGCCATCACCCCGGCCGACATCGAAACGGCGACGATGGAGGGGGCTGTTTTCCGTCTGAGACCGAAGCTGATGACGGTGGCAGTGGACTTCATCGGCCTGATGCCTATCATGTGGAGTCAGGGAACCGGATCTGACCTGATGAGGCCGATCACGGCTCCCATGATCGGCGGGCTCTTCACCTCCACGGTGCTCGTCCTGATCGTGATCCCCGTCCTCTTCACCCTCTGGAAGACCCGGCAGCTCAAGCGCGGGACGCTCGTCCCGTCCGGCCTGGAGCACTGA
- a CDS encoding NAD(P)-binding domain-containing protein: MKRPIGFVGVGRMGANMARRLKDCGYAIAALHDVNREAARSLATELDARACETLAEVTASAEIVFTVISDDAGMREIFLRPGDNLLAGAKGKLFINCATLTPGLHRAIEQHAHAAGAETLEACMASSIPQARGSSASTAATSRRPTPPRTPASRPPSAGRRGSFCPWPRRP, encoded by the coding sequence ATGAAGCGTCCCATCGGCTTCGTCGGCGTCGGCCGCATGGGGGCCAACATGGCCCGGCGGCTCAAGGATTGCGGCTACGCGATCGCGGCGCTCCACGACGTCAACCGCGAGGCTGCCCGCTCCCTGGCCACCGAGCTCGACGCCAGGGCCTGCGAGACGCTCGCGGAGGTCACGGCGAGCGCGGAGATCGTCTTCACGGTGATCTCCGATGACGCGGGGATGCGCGAGATCTTCCTGCGGCCCGGCGACAACCTGCTCGCGGGCGCCAAGGGCAAGCTGTTCATCAACTGCGCGACCCTCACCCCCGGCCTACACCGGGCGATCGAGCAGCATGCGCATGCCGCCGGAGCCGAGACCCTCGAAGCCTGCATGGCCTCGAGCATCCCGCAGGCCCGCGGCAGCTCCGCGAGCACAGCTGCTACTTCTCGGCGGCCCACGCCGCCAAGGACTCCTGCATCGCGGCCACCCTCGGCCGGGAGGCGGGGCTCGTTCTGCCCCTGGCCGAGGCGACCCTGA
- a CDS encoding ferritin-like domain-containing protein — MAGTKKQQQEQLRILMMGPITEEYRGSTAELVKKLNHLRSTEIVAHLQYKHHAYMAVSMLLPGVKDEFLEHAAAEERHADLLAARIQQLGGVPVFRPEEIATQAEYQHIHAEEAPTLAGMIREDLAVEREQIKAYTALIREIAFDDPTTRRVLEDILCETELHASEMRDLIAQRANIEEEG; from the coding sequence ATGGCAGGGACGAAAAAGCAGCAACAGGAGCAGCTCCGCATCCTGATGATGGGGCCCATCACCGAGGAATACCGGGGAAGCACCGCCGAGCTGGTCAAGAAGCTGAACCACCTGCGCAGCACCGAGATCGTGGCGCATCTGCAGTACAAGCATCACGCCTACATGGCGGTGAGCATGCTGCTGCCCGGGGTCAAGGATGAGTTCCTCGAGCACGCGGCCGCCGAGGAGCGCCATGCCGACTTGCTCGCCGCCAGGATCCAGCAGCTGGGTGGCGTCCCCGTCTTCCGGCCGGAGGAGATCGCGACCCAGGCCGAGTATCAGCACATCCACGCGGAGGAGGCTCCCACCCTGGCCGGGATGATCCGGGAGGATCTCGCGGTAGAGCGAGAGCAGATCAAGGCCTACACCGCCTTGATCCGCGAGATCGCCTTCGACGACCCCACCACCCGCAGGGTCCTGGAGGACATCCTGTGCGAGACCGAGCTGCACGCCTCGGAGATGCGGGACCTGATCGCGCAGCGGGCGAACATCGAGGAGGAAGGGTAG
- a CDS encoding TCR/Tet family MFS transporter: MPKPAKSPGMLFIFITVLLDIVGMGILIPITPQLVAQFVGGDLSDASRFYGPSIALYTAMQFMCAPMLGALSDRFGRKPILLLSLLGTALAYLMTAFAPNLWCLYAARMLGGMAGASMTVATAYIADVSSPENRAQNFGMLGAAFGIGFIIGPALGGMLGHFSLRLPFLVSAAVSLINFTYGLFGLPESHRLENRRAFTWAKANPLSFVPMLRKYPQIMGVVATFILVGLAQQCQQSNWVLYTTLRFNWSPIETGASLAVAGICLALVQGGLIRVILPRLGEKRAILYGLALLAVSMMLFGFATRGWMMYAVTIVSSVAAIAGPAAQAIISRQVGPEEQGAIQGSLTSLMSLTGVVGPIVANQLFATFTAAAAPIRVPGVAFFLAALLVGLSLVNMIRYFSKQPQAAVAPQPAQV, encoded by the coding sequence ATGCCAAAACCCGCCAAGAGCCCCGGCATGCTCTTCATCTTCATCACGGTGCTGCTGGACATCGTCGGGATGGGGATCCTCATCCCCATCACGCCCCAGCTCGTCGCCCAGTTCGTGGGCGGCGATCTCTCGGACGCCTCGCGCTTCTACGGGCCCTCGATCGCCCTCTACACCGCGATGCAGTTCATGTGCGCCCCCATGCTCGGCGCGCTGTCCGATCGCTTCGGGCGCAAGCCCATCTTGCTGCTGTCGCTCCTGGGCACGGCGCTCGCCTACCTGATGACGGCCTTCGCCCCCAACCTGTGGTGCCTGTACGCCGCCCGCATGCTGGGTGGCATGGCCGGCGCCAGCATGACGGTCGCCACCGCCTACATCGCGGACGTCAGCAGCCCCGAGAACCGGGCCCAGAACTTCGGGATGCTGGGGGCGGCCTTCGGGATCGGCTTCATCATCGGGCCGGCGCTCGGCGGGATGCTCGGGCACTTCAGCCTGCGGCTCCCCTTCCTCGTCTCGGCCGCGGTGTCGCTCATCAACTTCACCTACGGGCTCTTCGGCCTCCCCGAGTCCCACCGCCTCGAGAACCGCCGGGCCTTCACCTGGGCCAAGGCGAACCCGCTCTCCTTCGTCCCCATGCTCCGGAAGTACCCCCAGATCATGGGGGTGGTGGCGACCTTCATCCTGGTGGGGCTGGCGCAACAGTGCCAGCAGAGCAACTGGGTGCTGTACACCACCCTGCGCTTCAACTGGTCGCCGATCGAGACCGGGGCGTCGCTCGCGGTTGCGGGAATCTGCCTGGCCCTGGTCCAGGGCGGGCTGATCCGGGTGATCCTGCCCCGGCTCGGAGAAAAGCGGGCGATCCTGTACGGTCTTGCGCTCCTCGCGGTGTCGATGATGCTCTTCGGCTTCGCGACCCGGGGCTGGATGATGTACGCGGTCACGATAGTCTCCAGCGTGGCTGCGATCGCGGGCCCCGCGGCCCAGGCCATCATCTCGCGCCAGGTCGGCCCCGAGGAGCAGGGCGCCATCCAGGGCTCGCTGACCAGCCTCATGAGCCTGACGGGCGTCGTCGGCCCCATCGTTGCCAACCAGCTGTTCGCCACCTTCACCGCCGCCGCGGCCCCCATCCGGGTGCCGGGAGTCGCCTTCTTCCTCGCGGCGCTGCTCGTCGGGCTGAGCCTCGTGAACATGATCCGGTACTTCTCGAAGCAGCCGCAGGCGGCCGTGGCGCCGCAGCCCGCCCAGGTCTAA
- a CDS encoding type II toxin-antitoxin system VapC family toxin, with protein MKLLLDTHTLLWWLADDPTLSRAAREAISKGENQVFLSAASVWEIAIKQAIGKLDIPGELIGALEEGGFEPLPIAWAHALRAGSLPRHHDDPFDRMLIAQAQAEEMVLVSRDERFRHYEVAILPA; from the coding sequence TTGAAGCTGCTCTTGGACACCCACACCCTGCTGTGGTGGTTGGCGGATGATCCCACCCTTTCGAGGGCGGCCCGCGAGGCGATCTCCAAGGGCGAGAATCAGGTATTCCTGAGCGCCGCCAGCGTCTGGGAGATCGCCATCAAGCAAGCGATCGGGAAGCTGGATATCCCCGGTGAGCTGATAGGGGCGCTGGAGGAAGGGGGGTTCGAGCCGCTTCCGATCGCCTGGGCTCACGCTCTGCGGGCCGGCTCGTTACCACGACATCATGACGATCCGTTCGATCGGATGCTGATAGCGCAGGCGCAGGCGGAGGAGATGGTGCTCGTCAGTCGAGACGAGCGCTTCCGGCATTACGAGGTGGCGATTCTGCCCGCTTGA
- a CDS encoding EamA family transporter yields the protein MSLQTILLTLVTIFLWGLIPIFDKLALSHFSASPLVGIAIRTLGVSAIALPLALTIGKGARMVREMSPLAIGLFLASGITSMLLAQYCYYLLLQRADVSRVFPFLFSAAPVVTMLFGVFGLKETLSAKQIVGAALVVVGGLFLL from the coding sequence ATGAGCCTTCAGACGATCCTGTTGACCCTCGTCACCATCTTCCTCTGGGGGCTCATTCCCATCTTCGACAAGCTGGCCCTTTCGCACTTCTCGGCCTCGCCCCTGGTCGGGATCGCCATCCGAACGCTTGGGGTCTCGGCGATCGCCTTGCCGCTCGCGCTCACCATCGGCAAGGGCGCCCGCATGGTCCGGGAGATGTCGCCGCTCGCCATAGGCCTGTTTTTGGCGAGCGGGATCACCTCGATGCTGCTCGCGCAGTACTGCTACTACCTGCTCTTGCAGCGCGCCGACGTCTCGCGGGTCTTTCCCTTCCTGTTCAGCGCGGCGCCGGTCGTGACGATGCTGTTCGGGGTGTTCGGCCTCAAGGAGACCCTCAGCGCCAAGCAGATCGTGGGCGCCGCGCTGGTCGTGGTCGGCGGGCTCTTCCTGCTGTAG